From Streptomyces sp. NBC_00690, a single genomic window includes:
- a CDS encoding ATP-binding protein has product MTGQQNPSGRGATTDPPVIESAAVGRPAYSQSLRRAPESVRAARRLVSSALRAWGLEELEDAAWVVVSELMSNAVVHARLRTVRVTVTRLDECVVRVAVVDRSRQVPRSKTADVDDESGRGLAMVAALSCGRWGVDPLRWGKRVWADLEVVRG; this is encoded by the coding sequence GTGACTGGTCAGCAGAACCCGAGCGGCAGGGGGGCGACGACCGATCCGCCCGTGATCGAGTCCGCAGCAGTCGGGCGGCCCGCCTACTCGCAGTCCCTGCGCCGGGCGCCGGAGTCCGTCCGAGCGGCACGGCGTCTGGTCTCCTCAGCGCTTCGGGCCTGGGGGCTGGAGGAACTGGAGGACGCGGCATGGGTCGTCGTCAGCGAACTGATGTCGAACGCCGTGGTGCACGCCCGGCTAAGAACGGTCCGCGTGACCGTGACACGGCTGGACGAGTGTGTGGTGCGGGTGGCCGTGGTGGATCGATCCAGGCAGGTGCCGCGGTCGAAGACGGCCGACGTCGACGACGAGTCCGGGCGGGGGCTGGCGATGGTGGCTGCCCTGTCCTGCGGCCGGTGGGGCGTTGATCCGCTGCGGTGGGGCAAGCGGGTCTGGGCCGACCTGGAGGTGGTGCGCGGATGA
- a CDS encoding FGGY-family carbohydrate kinase — MSPASAPVVIGVDLGSNSARALALDPEGRTLGSATSGYSGAASWQPGHADPRGWLAGAVESVRRLAAQLPSAAHPVALCFGGQSPTTIATGTGGPTALTCRHPAGATGSPVEQHHAQSALLGEEYGSGAVVWQLYDWVMAELGANRHQSRWPGDPLLNGYGPPAATGSVVGTVSGDSGLVAGTPLVAGAQDAYLAFWAGGLDEPGRAMDPGGRTGGLAVAVAAGSPAADHYALPSAVPGLDIVGGPVAAHGLMLEWLSSLTGREVPDLLALAADVPPGARGVTVIPYLEGERAPRWNRALRSEIHGLSASAGPGDIARAALEGAAYGLAHIALELAAKQAPIRTLVCAGSPARSRLWCSVKASVLGVPVEVPDPVDVAAYGAALAAGAGAGWWPAPGKGRGGDWPRPRMTLIEPEPDPVYEEGLRQFLALGDAGVARVAEREARTAAPAAV, encoded by the coding sequence GTGTCGCCCGCGTCCGCTCCGGTCGTCATCGGGGTCGACCTGGGAAGCAACTCCGCCCGTGCGCTGGCCCTTGACCCCGAAGGCCGCACCCTCGGCAGCGCCACGTCCGGCTACTCGGGCGCCGCGTCCTGGCAGCCCGGCCATGCCGACCCCCGGGGTTGGCTGGCCGGTGCCGTCGAATCGGTGCGCCGACTGGCGGCCCAACTGCCGTCCGCGGCGCACCCGGTAGCGCTCTGTTTCGGCGGCCAGAGCCCCACCACGATCGCGACCGGCACCGGTGGGCCGACGGCGCTGACCTGCCGCCATCCGGCCGGTGCCACGGGCTCCCCGGTGGAGCAGCACCACGCCCAGAGCGCGCTGTTGGGCGAGGAGTACGGCTCCGGTGCCGTGGTCTGGCAGCTGTATGACTGGGTGATGGCCGAACTCGGCGCGAACCGGCACCAGTCCCGCTGGCCCGGGGACCCGCTGCTGAACGGCTACGGCCCCCCTGCCGCGACCGGTTCGGTGGTCGGAACAGTCAGTGGGGACAGTGGTCTCGTCGCCGGTACGCCCCTGGTGGCCGGGGCGCAGGACGCGTACCTGGCGTTCTGGGCGGGCGGGCTCGACGAGCCGGGCCGCGCTATGGACCCGGGCGGGCGCACCGGAGGGCTGGCCGTCGCGGTCGCCGCGGGTTCCCCGGCCGCAGATCACTACGCACTGCCCAGCGCCGTACCGGGACTCGACATCGTCGGCGGACCGGTCGCGGCCCACGGTCTGATGCTGGAGTGGCTCAGCAGTCTCACCGGACGTGAGGTCCCCGATCTGCTGGCGCTGGCGGCCGATGTGCCCCCCGGGGCTCGGGGCGTGACCGTCATCCCCTATCTGGAGGGCGAGCGGGCGCCCCGCTGGAACCGGGCGCTCCGCAGTGAGATCCACGGTCTGTCCGCATCGGCAGGCCCGGGTGACATCGCTCGGGCGGCGCTGGAGGGCGCCGCGTACGGACTGGCGCACATCGCCTTGGAGTTGGCCGCCAAACAGGCCCCGATCCGCACCCTGGTCTGCGCGGGTTCGCCGGCCCGCAGCCGACTGTGGTGCTCGGTGAAGGCATCGGTCCTGGGAGTGCCGGTCGAGGTGCCCGATCCGGTGGACGTCGCCGCCTACGGCGCGGCGCTCGCCGCGGGCGCCGGTGCCGGCTGGTGGCCGGCACCGGGGAAGGGACGGGGCGGCGACTGGCCCCGACCGCGGATGACGCTGATCGAACCGGAGCCCGATCCGGTGTACGAGGAGGGGCTGCGGCAGTTCCTCGCCCTCGGGGACGCGGGCGTGGCACGGGTCGCCGAACGAGAAGCCCGAACGGCCGCCCCGGCAGCGGTCTGA
- a CDS encoding VOC family protein, whose amino-acid sequence MPNPVIFMDLPTPDVEATSVFYADLFGWTFNRRPAGKFSEVLPGVKPNLGIHLDERPSTGGPVPRIYVMVDEPPAYLEKAVAGGASVLWEEKPWEEFEARYAAFRDPWGNEVVLWRDKGTYFKSGHAPEAKA is encoded by the coding sequence ATGCCCAACCCCGTGATCTTCATGGATCTGCCGACCCCCGATGTGGAGGCCACCTCGGTCTTCTACGCGGACCTGTTCGGCTGGACCTTCAACCGGCGCCCGGCCGGCAAGTTCTCCGAGGTGCTGCCCGGTGTGAAGCCCAACCTCGGCATCCACCTGGACGAACGCCCCTCCACGGGCGGTCCGGTGCCGCGGATCTACGTCATGGTCGACGAGCCGCCCGCCTATCTGGAGAAGGCCGTGGCAGGCGGCGCCTCGGTGCTCTGGGAAGAGAAGCCGTGGGAGGAGTTCGAGGCCCGGTACGCGGCGTTCCGTGACCCCTGGGGCAATGAAGTCGTGCTCTGGCGCGACAAGGGCACCTACTTCAAGAGCGGCCACGCCCCCGAGGCGAAGGCGTAG
- a CDS encoding zinc-dependent alcohol dehydrogenase, which translates to MKIAVITAAEQVELRDEPDPVPGPQDVLVKIGACGLCTMERRLYLGTKPIYPVAAGHEVAGEVVAVGSQVAVLPGVPQVGDTVTLDLLTRCGTCTSCRRGRSALCKQPQGGALTDGTISMGAGLAQLVKVPAAQAFGTGSAPLRHAAMGEPLACVTHSARLGGLRAGDRVAVVGAGYMGRLHLALAKLRGAASVGLIDISDARLSEAREAGADWTSTPEEAVATGGKQDLVFVTAGAPGALETAVSMCDDGGTVVLFGAFPKELSEGLSPDLIHHHELTVLGVFSHEPQDWTEAAALIASGRLGADLDALVTAEFPLTEVDEALRLAAKSPVYRVLVGG; encoded by the coding sequence ATGAAGATCGCCGTCATCACCGCGGCCGAGCAGGTCGAACTGCGCGACGAGCCCGATCCGGTACCGGGTCCGCAGGACGTGCTCGTCAAGATCGGCGCCTGTGGTCTGTGCACCATGGAACGCCGGCTCTACCTGGGCACCAAGCCCATCTACCCGGTCGCCGCCGGCCATGAGGTCGCGGGCGAGGTCGTGGCCGTCGGTTCCCAGGTCGCGGTGCTGCCGGGCGTCCCCCAGGTCGGCGACACCGTCACCCTGGACCTGCTGACCCGCTGCGGCACCTGCACCTCGTGCCGTCGGGGCCGCTCCGCGCTGTGCAAGCAGCCGCAGGGCGGTGCACTCACCGATGGAACGATCTCGATGGGCGCCGGACTGGCCCAGTTGGTGAAGGTGCCCGCGGCGCAGGCGTTCGGCACCGGCTCAGCGCCGCTGCGGCACGCGGCCATGGGCGAGCCGCTGGCCTGCGTCACCCACTCGGCACGGCTCGGCGGACTGCGCGCCGGTGACCGGGTGGCCGTCGTGGGCGCCGGGTACATGGGCCGACTGCACCTGGCCCTGGCCAAGCTCCGCGGAGCCGCTTCGGTCGGGCTCATCGACATCAGCGACGCCCGGCTGTCCGAGGCCCGTGAAGCCGGCGCCGACTGGACCAGCACCCCCGAAGAAGCGGTGGCGACCGGCGGCAAGCAGGACCTGGTGTTCGTCACCGCGGGTGCGCCCGGCGCCCTGGAGACGGCGGTGTCGATGTGCGACGACGGCGGTACGGTCGTTCTGTTCGGCGCATTCCCCAAGGAGCTGTCCGAGGGACTGAGCCCGGATCTGATCCACCACCACGAGTTGACCGTCCTCGGTGTCTTCAGCCATGAGCCGCAGGACTGGACCGAGGCTGCGGCACTGATCGCCTCCGGTCGGCTCGGCGCCGACCTCGACGCACTGGTGACGGCGGAGTTCCCGCTCACCGAGGTGGACGAGGCGCTGCGACTGGCCGCGAAGTCGCCGGTCTACCGAGTCCTCGTGGGCGGCTGA
- a CDS encoding VOC family protein, whose translation MTNTLIFVDLPTPDVEASTEFYRELFGWTINPRPQGVFHQVVPGEGLHLGIFSETEQYPDPAPLPTQPRSGLHTRVYILVDAPPGDYLNKAVLLGATALWEQSFWKEFNGHHASFLDPWGNQIVMWRAPDADEKDAAGEAAAAESDS comes from the coding sequence ATGACCAACACCCTGATCTTCGTCGATCTCCCCACCCCCGACGTCGAGGCGTCGACGGAGTTCTACCGCGAGCTGTTCGGTTGGACGATCAACCCCCGTCCGCAGGGCGTCTTCCACCAGGTGGTGCCTGGTGAGGGCCTGCACCTGGGCATCTTCAGCGAGACCGAGCAGTACCCGGACCCGGCCCCGCTGCCGACGCAGCCGCGTTCGGGCCTGCACACCCGCGTCTACATCCTGGTCGACGCCCCTCCCGGTGACTACCTCAACAAGGCGGTGCTGCTGGGCGCGACCGCGCTGTGGGAGCAGAGCTTCTGGAAGGAGTTCAACGGGCACCACGCCTCGTTCCTGGACCCGTGGGGGAACCAGATCGTGATGTGGCGCGCACCGGACGCGGACGAGAAGGATGCCGCGGGCGAGGCCGCCGCGGCGGAGTCCGACAGCTGA